The window TCATTAGTCACCACACATCACATCCATGGAGCCAACACAAGCTTCTGGTTTGGCTGGTATTGTCACATTATTCTAATCCTTGTATTTCTACTTATAGTCATGTGACTTGGCTCAATGTTTGCATATTAGATAGTAGATACGTCCCTTGTACTTCTCGTACTTCAGGAGAGCTTAATTGACACTTTTTACTTGCTAGAAATTCTAGTAAACTCGTATCTTTGAAGTTACTTTAGCTGCATCCTAAATaaacttctctttctttctaatGTAGATTTAAGAATTATGGCTTTATATACCAGCTTATGCTTCTGAAGGGATTGGTAATGATCCCACGTACTTGTACTCTTATTCGAGAGTTCTAAAAGATTACACTTTAACGAACTCTGATGCGGAATCCTACTGTGGTCAGCTTTGCTTTAGTCGTCAATTCTGGAGTTCGATAAACCGGCCTGACTACCTGGCACTGCGCTTGGGCTTCATCACGGTGATTTCTCTTGAAGGATCTCTACATTCAAATGTATCTTTAAATGGACATGAAATTATCACATGCATCTCTTTTACTTCATTTGCTTTATATCTAGGCGTGTCATGTATACTGATTGATAGGGAGAAAAGTTACAGAATCTCCAGTTAAGTAACATTTAATCATGAAAACGGTGGAATACTTTTGTGTTTGGGTGGCAAAGATTGAGACTGGTTTTGAAAATGTAGTCGTCTGAATTAAGAAGTCGCAGTTTCTAACCACTTAAAAGTGATGCCTAAAATCTTACTAAAGGAGAATGCCTTTGATAATGGAGTAACAGAGCTTGATGTATTCCATCATGATATATTCCTGAATGCTCTTCCATTTTTTGTGTGTTGTGAGTTACAGACTCATGAACTCCCTCTATCATATGACTTCCATAATTATATGCTCCGCAGCATGGAGGAAGAATTTCGCGATATTGTTGGGATTAGGTAATATCTCCTTGCCCTGCcttgaattttgaattgaagcGTCTACTCCTACCAAGTCTATTCTATATGATAGTAGAGGTTATAACAGGAAAGGAAGCTGCTTTCTCTTCAGACAGACTTAGTTGGGACAATTTTAGATTGGAACTGTACCTTAAAACCATGTTGAGCCAATGTATTGTCCGTGACCATTGCACATGCTTGAAGATATAGCTTTCCAAGTGTAAGATGTGTAGAGCGTACTTATCTACCATATTTGACCTGATGAAGCATCTCATCGGTCTCGACAAGGAAGCTGCTATGATGAATTTACTAGAAAATTATGGCTTCTCACCCTGGAATCTGGGCTAAATGGTTTCTTTATTCCAAAGTTGGATGATATTTTCGTAATTTGTTTTAGGTGTACCATTGAATGAAACAACTGAAATGTATCCCAAATATCTCATTCACTACATAATACAGTAAAACACTAGAGAGGAGAGACTCACTAAAGTTAATGTGGGTGCACAGGAATCTGTATGTCCAAGAATTATGACTGCTTCTAATGTTGTAAACGAACTAGATATGATTAATAAAAACTGGAGTCTTTCAAAATGTGAAGTTTGGGCTCACAACTCGACTTTTTCGGAGTCTTTTCCAGCTATTCATGCAGCCATTTGTTTTGCTCTTCTTTTGCAGCGTGCCGCTCTGGATATATGCCATTTTCTGCATATTCCTGGACTTCCATGGTAATTCTCTTTAGATCTGGAGTGTAAATTAGAAGCTACATTTTGTTTCGGTAATTCAACACATTTTATCCCATCTGTTGTATTTTCGTTTTTATGGCCTCAGCTAGTACGTTTCTTTTCTAAGACATTATTAGGGCAGTGTCATGTCTGCATCAAATCGGAGGATATGAGTGTCCACTGAAATGCATTTATGTCTCTTCATACCGAGATATGATCCATGTTACATTATTAGAAAGATTTGCGAGATGTTCACTGGTTCATTCTACTGAAGTGCTGAGTCAGTGATGGAGTCTTGGGAGTAAGACATAAAACTAAACTTTCAAAGGAGAAACGTGAGTGCTACTGATGAGTTAAGATTTTGCGCCAATCATTTGATTCTGATCCTTAAATGCATCATTTGGTTGTGGGTTTATCTTAAGGGACAactcttatgttttttttttttttttttcgctatTTTTTCCATCAGGAAGCAACATCTATTTTTGGATTTCCTTCCTTCCATCAATTGTAAGTCGTAGCCTGTCATGTTATTGGTctatatgttctttttttcccttcttttagaATTCAGATATCACTGACTGACTTTACtttcctctctgtctctctcaaaAGTTGATCCTGCTGATGGGTACCAAGCTTCACCATGTTGTTGTGAAGTTGGCTGTTGAAATTATGGATTCATGTCCCCCGACAGAAAATCGTCAATTTAAACTGAGGGATGAGCTCTTCTGGTTTGGGAGGCCACGGCTTCTTTTGTGGCTGATACAGTTCATATCTTTTCAGGTGAGCAATCGGGGAAACCAGCTATCAATTGTTGCAGTTGTTTTATACACCTAATTGCTTATCCATTCAAGAACCCTTCTTTATATTGCAGAATGCGTTTGAGATGACAACTTTTATCTGGTCCCTGGTAAGAAACTGACCCTGGCCATAGTCAGTTCCTGTACATGTCTTTGTTGCATTGCATCTGAGGTGAACTTTCCCATTCTGACATGAGAATCTAAACCAGGAAAGTGTGATGGTGTGAAGCGAAGTTTGACTTACCTCTTGATGTGCCACCAGTGAATTCTTTTCGTGTACTTAGATGACTTTCCCAATGGCATAGTAATCCGCTGACGAATAACCTTAGTTGAGCAATCTGAACTAGCCTAACTCTTTTTTGTCTGTACTGTGAGATAGAGCATCTTCATCATTGATACTACTTACCTCAACAATGCCTTGTTTAGATCAATCATTATAACGGATCATTGTTGGATTGCTGCTATCATCCCTAGAAGTGTATCTGCACAGTTTCTAAGTGTGCTGTCTCCTCATTGCAAATATATCTAGTATTTGTCACTAAGACATGTGGTTGgggaaatcaaatagacatggCTGTGTCATCTCGGAACTTGAATCCAACAAGTTTTTCATTTCTGCGCCAGAACAAAATGCACATCATGTTCTTGTAAGGTTCCTATTCTGCTGATTCGATTGATCATCCAAAATGACACAATCTTTATTTGCAGTGGGAGATAAGGGACACTACTTGTTTCATGAGTAATCGCAGCTTGCTGGTGACCCGATTAACGTTCGGGTGGGTCTTCCTTCACTCACCTCCTACTTCCTCTTATGATTAATCCTGAGATATTAGCTCACACagacatttggtaaatttatgcAGGGTTGTCTCTCAGTTCTGGTGTAGCTTCATTACTTTCCCTCTATATGTCATTGTTACgcaggtttctctctctctctctctctctctgaactgTGATCAGTCTGAGTCTATTCACTTGACACCTCTCAAACTCGAGGTCATATGGTGCAGATGGgttccaaattcaaaaaatcgGTGATCTCCGAAAGCGTGAGGGCATCGCTGCACGGATGGCAGAGGAGGGCCAAGGCCAAGCACAGCTCATCCACTCCGCTCCTTAGTGTGGCGTCAGTCACATCCCTGGATTCCTTGGCAGACGACATGGACAGATTCGATGGTCTAGGCCACCACCAGATCGGCATCGAAGGAAGCTCTCTGGATGCAGGAGATACGTCGTTTTCACATCACAATGAGTCTGAGGGACCGAGTTCCAAACCGGCCCTACAAAATGACTATGCCCTGGGCCGAGTTTGTTCGGGTCCTATTTTTGACATCTGCAGCAGTGATGAGGACCGTGATCTCGATGCATACAATGACACAGAAGACGGGTCACATGGCCCTTCCACCATCCTAACGATCTGAGAGTCATTGTCAACATGGAATCTCCAGAGGAGCAGAGATTGCCATGAGGGAACTCTGGAGGACATTTTTATTTCGACCGTGTGCTCCATTTATGCTCATGATGTTTGGACACATGCTGCGAGCGTCCCTTTCATGCCAGATCGCTACAGCACTAGATGCCGAGAGGATCGTACCATGTATATAATCTATAGCCGCATTATTCGAACAGCTCTAGATGGCTTTTTTCGAGGTGAAATCGAGCCATATTCGCAGCATTCGTTTGCTAATGTGGGAACTCGTTTACTTGATCAAATATAATGCATGAGGTTTTGTCTTTTGTCACGATGAAATAGAATAAATGGATAAGTGTTGTGgataaaacttgtcacgaaaatgtaattgagtcctaaaatttacagaaagtgcaatcaagtcataaaacttgtccaAAATAATTCAAGTGAGTCTTAAAGTTAACAACGTcgtttattgaaaaatgatgatgtggcattttaaattattttttattttccattttttaaaataattttattcaaaaaaaattatatttaaaaactaaaattcattttttaaaaaattgttaaaaaagaaaaaaaaaaaaaaagaaaatggcaagagGAGGTGGCCGCCCATTGCCGGAGGGGTTGGTGACGGTTGCCGCCCGCCGCTGACCAAGGTGAGGGCGCCTAGATCTGGGCACGCCGGCCTTCACGGGGGGCCGGCGACCATCGCTCAccctaggcgaggcctcgcGACCCTCACTTGGGGCCGGAACCATTGCCGCCCCttgccggcgagggccgacgaggcctcatCTTGGTTGGGTTGCCGGCCCCTCCGATGATGGGCGGTCGGCAActcttgctctttttttttttttaaaaatgaattttaaaatataatttttttaaaaattgaataaaaattattttaaatactACATTagcgccacgtcagcattttctgtTAATAAGACTAACGAtattaattttatgactcaattgaaccattttgacaagttttatgatttaattgcactttttacaaattttaagattcaatttccgtaacaagttttatgatttttgtagTCCTTATCCCTAAAATAAAATGACCCTTTTCACTTCCATAGTATCTTCTAAAAAAGAGTTATAATATGCGAGAATTGAAAGTCTCTTTAGacaataatttttccaaaaaagggaaaaatggcCGTGAAAGGACATTCTCATCATATTCTCTCGAATTTCCATTTCAAAGAACTTTTATGTATTGATTTCAATCACGATCTAAAACTTATAGAAAAAGATGGCATGGAAACCATTTTCACCTTCAAATTTCAgtgaatttaaaaattccttTCGAAATAAAATGTGATTGAAAACCCAAACGAGGTACAATGCATCGTATGGTGTAAGAAATGATCAAAATCAGGTAAAAGGCGCAAAAGTTCGAAAAGTTTCGGGGGCGGCAACGAAAAACGTTGAAGTTCAGGGATCGAGGGCGATTCTCGCAAAACTCTCCGCACCCAAGATTCAAACGTGGCAACTTCTGATTGGACGGCAGGCGGAGGAGCATCTTTAAAGTGCTGATCGCGACCGTGCAGGATCGCAGCTCCCGCTACCGTCTTAACCAAGCAAGGCCCCTCCCAAGCTCCCTCAAATTTCACCTTCACCTCTTTCGTGCTCTCTGCAAATTCCGATCTTCGCTTTCGGAGCTCAGAAAATCCGTCAATCATGGTGCTCGAGGTCAGCTCTCCGCGatcctcctctctcctctccccgaATCCCCCGATGCCCGCGATCCCGATGTGTCCTCGCATTCGCGTCGCGGATTAGGGTTTCGATGTGGCTGCATTTTACGTGGCTGATcagattttgtttttgtttttgtttttggacgGGCAGGCGACGATGATATGTATCGACAACTCGGAGTGGATGCGCAATGGCGACTACACCCCCAACAGGTTCCAAGCGCAGGCGGACGCCGTCAACCTCATCTGCGGCGCCAAGACGCAGGTGCGGTGATGCGGCCTTCTCGTTCGAGGCGTCGTGTTTCGCTATGTTAGGGGGGGAGGGGATGGGGAGTTTGATTGGGGAACGCGTGAATCCATTCTGAGCGACTTACTCGTGGTTTTGTACGGGGGATGTGCGCTGTAGGGTTTGTGTTTTGTCTGTGGTTTGATCAGTCCTTCGAGAGATCTGCGGTCGGTTCATTTTTAGTTTACTAGGTGCGGCTATGGAGGGGAGAAAGTTTTTTGAGACGTTGTCCTGGTTTTGTGTGCAGTCGAATCCGGAGAACACTGTTGGAGTCCTAACTATGGCGGGGAAAGGAGTTCGAGTCTTGGTTACTCCGACTAGTGACCTTGGCAAGATATTGGCTTGTATGCACGGTGCGTCtccttttgcattttctcaGGTGTTGGGTTTATTTTGGGTCTGTGGTAGAGGAGGGTCGTCTGCTGAAATGCCTCTGGTCTTCCAATAATTTGTCTGCTTGTACAACTGTGTTTGTGTATTTGCTGTGGCTTTGCATGAAGGGTGTCTGTGTCCACAGGTAGAGTTGAGCAATTGTATTCCCAACGAATTTGGCATTGTCAgtagattattttatttaatcaaacGGTTTGGAGAGTTGTTCTATGGTTTCTTTTTAATCCTGATATTTTGGGAAATTGGCTTTTGATAGATTGTTGTGgccgttgtttttttttttttttttggaaggggGGTGAGGTTAGATCATACCCCTGAGAAATTTTGTTGGAATAGCATGAAAATTATGTTAAAGACATTTTATGTCTCATTTATGTGGAGAATTTAGGCCTGGAAATTGGCGGTGAGATGAATCTGGCTGCGGGAATCCAGGTGGCTCAATTGGCACTAAAGCATCGCCAAAATAAAAAGCAGCAACAACGAATTATAGTCTTTGCTGGAA of the Eucalyptus grandis isolate ANBG69807.140 chromosome 10, ASM1654582v1, whole genome shotgun sequence genome contains:
- the LOC104422775 gene encoding MLO-like protein 4, whose translation is MEEEGRSLAETPTYLVATVVSVLVALGFFFQGSLKRVGKWLDKTKRKSLLAALEEIKGELMLFGLLSLLMGHWMGLVTKICIKSSALSSRFYPCARGDFRTRDHVLFPNSVYPNNSKEQVIARENNFCPEGHESFASYESLEQLHRFLFVLATVHVSYSFAAIVLAMIKIYSWKVWENQAKTMSTQGLRGEASKDIRLMRLSTFISHHTSHPWSQHKLLVWLLCFSRQFWSSINRPDYLALRLGFITTHELPLSYDFHNYMLRSMEEEFRDIVGISVPLWIYAIFCIFLDFHGSNIYFWISFLPSILILLMGTKLHHVVVKLAVEIMDSCPPTENRQFKLRDELFWFGRPRLLLWLIQFISFQNAFEMTTFIWSLWEIRDTTCFMSNRSLLVTRLTFGVVSQFWCSFITFPLYVIVTQMGSKFKKSVISESVRASLHGWQRRAKAKHSSSTPLLSVASVTSLDSLADDMDRFDGLGHHQIGIEGSSLDAGDTSFSHHNESEGPSSKPALQNDYALGRVCSGPIFDICSSDEDRDLDAYNDTEDGSHGPSTILTI